In a single window of the Papaver somniferum cultivar HN1 chromosome 8, ASM357369v1, whole genome shotgun sequence genome:
- the LOC113305628 gene encoding uncharacterized protein LOC113305628 → MEISLRVQAYSIRKRFFHHKLDNEIDRNYIKAGELEVNYQVLRLRNWVSNFRPANVRTSKSQVWIRFPGLGLEFWKEKILFEICKEIGTPIKIDAAIAKCEVGYYANVLVELDFSQPIPSKIWINTKFGGFFQDVLIHECPKFCSTCKIVGHLVTECYVERNKNKTPATNVNAHKPSSQGTKSSSQGTNSQGTKSSP, encoded by the coding sequence ATGGAAATTAGTTTGAGAGTGCAAGCTTATTCCATTAGGAAAAGATTTTTTCACCATAAACTAGATAATGAAATTGATCGAAACTACATCAAAGCAGGAGAATTGGAAGTGAATTATCAAGTTCTCAGATTAAGAAATTGGGTATCTAATTTTCGTCCTGCTAATGTTAGAACATCTAAATCTCAAGTGTGGATTCGTTTTCCTGGTTTGGGTCTTGAATTCTGGAAGGAGAAAATATTATTTGAAATCTGTAAGGAGATAGGCACTCCAATCAAGATAGATGCAGCTATTGCAAAATGTGAGGTTGGGTATTATGCTAATGTTTTGGTTGAGTTAGATTTTTCTCAACCAATTCCTAGTAAGATTTGGATTAACACAAAATTTGGAGGTTTCTTTCAAGATGTCCTCATTCATGAATGTCCAAAATTCTGTTCCACTTGCAAAATAGTAGGGCATCTTGTTACTGAATGTTATGtggaaagaaataaaaacaaaacccctGCTACTAATGTCAATGCTCATAAGCCATCTTCTCAAGGTACTAAATCATCTTCACAGGGTACTAATTCTCAAGGTACTAAATCATCTCCATAG